The Cryptomeria japonica chromosome 9, Sugi_1.0, whole genome shotgun sequence DNA segment AACTTGTTCTTCGGCCTTGCtctgtcattcaccattaatgcctTAGGTGTTTCCTTCGACCAACGAGCACAAAGATCAGATTGTCCTGCTTGAATTATCTCACCAAAAAGCTTCTACATCTTGATCCACCTCGAGCTGCACTTCTTCtgtcattgacccatgattcacGGGTTCCTTATTTAAAGTTGACCTCCTCATCACCTATCACATCAATGGACGGTTTGTCTACGACTACATGCCTGTCACAAGGGATCTATGTGTCGTCTTTAGATACCATCCAACTCAACCCAGTCTGCTATGCCAGTTTGAGTTCATTCATTGACCAAAACACACGACTGTTGTTTTACCGATTCATATACCCTACCGGTAGATCATATTGACTTGGAATACTTCTGGTTCAGTGTCCATACTTCATGTGATCTAGCAACCATTCACTTTGTTGGCTTGTCTTCTTCATGTTCATACATGCTCACCGATGGATCTCCTTATTGCATCCGCATACCGGGAACATGCCTACACTCTGATATTTCATACCAGTTTCCAACACTTACTTGTCGATtatcatcccatactggttgacatcaatgacaacacaatgccaatagttgCTCCTACAAGAATTGAAGCATTCAACATAAATGACTAAACTATCCATTCTACCCTTAAGATTCCAATAAGAGAAATGCAACCATTAAAGGGACAATCATTATTAGTATTTCAAGAAGAGATGAGACACATTAAATACCTCCTTATCGATGAGATGAGCTTCATAGGACCAAAGTTACAATTAAAAATAGATAGTAGGTTGTGTGAAGCTTTCCTCCACCAACAACACTTGTGCTTTGGTGGGACATCTATCATTCTTGTTGGTGACTTTGCACAATTTCCACCTATCATGGACAAGCCTATCTATACATCAGAGTCAAATGCCAGATTCCTATGGGAGCAATTCACTGTAATTGTTACATCACAAACTATATTCCGTCAACAAGGAGACACTCAAACTCAAATTGATTTTCCTCAAATATTACAAAAAAGTGTGTGATGCAGAACCAACATGATTGGGAATTACTAATGAACCACACGAACAAGTCATTATGTCTTGATGAACAAAACACATTTGACCAATCAATGCACATGTACTCTACCAATGATTTAGTGACAACACTCAACAAAAAAATGCTTAaattgttggagtaaataattcatatattaattattcacttaattgcattaattcactaaataataaattatttagttaattaattaattacgaataattaattaatatttatctccatgcataatgcaaactaggaaaaagcaaactatgtttagaatttTTAGAGTTGCATGCATTTATTAGTTTATTATGCTATTTATACATACATGACTAATTCATGCATAGTGTTtcaaactctcagtctatcttgtagactccaccatttagggtttccatctttagagttagatttctttataaggatgtcatatccttcattgtagcTCAAGGAATAAGCAATAAGCAATACGATTATTGttatttgtcttcaattattttgtcgTTCAAatttctctttatgtgtgacaggtattcttgtagAAAAtaattgggcttgtgggattcgcatTTCAAGAAACCTAACATAAAATACTAAATTTTCCTATCGCACTTAGTCTGGCAGTACAAACACACATAAAATAAATTAGTGATAATGATGCTAACCAACTTTCAAAATAACTCCTTCTATGTAAGGGCCAATGAACAATATTAACAACAAACTTGTGTATTCAAGCAAACCTTGTCAATGGTTCACTTGGAGAGGTGTTAGATATTGTGTACACAATTGGCTCTAAACCCCTAGATTTACCTTTGTATGTAGATGTTCGATTTCATAATTATAATGGTCCACCTTGGAACCAAGATGACCCAAAAAGTATACCTATAATACCCATATCCCTAGGTAACCATAGACAAATACCACTATCCATGGCATGGGTGATCACCATACATAAATCCCAAGGGCTGACGCTCCCCAAAGCAACAATTGATATAGGTAAAACAGAAAGCAAAGGATTAACTTTTATAGCTATAACAAGAGTTAAGTCAATAAAGGATCTATGTATAGAACCACCATTCTCCTTTGATCagtattcaagaatgaaaaataatcCATACGCAATTATCGGGAAAAAGGAGGAGTCTCGACTCCATCATCTCTCACTTAATGAATAAAGGTACGCAACTTCAAATTTACGGTTCtgtacaaacaaacaaaaaaatactaTCTTACCAATTTAAATTACACCATCCATGAATTCCTCCTACACATCCACTAACTTCTTATTTCAATGTGAAGAACTGAAatcaaacaaaatccaaaaaaaaaaaccgATTCAAGATGACCAATCATGTATTACAAAAGCTTTTTTATTGTACAAAACAAGGTTGTGTGTAAATGGTTTGCATTATTTTGTTTTAAGAAAGACAATCTTGTGACAAAACAATTGTCAATATGAACATCTTCCACTTTTTATTTCTCTAAGCTTTCTTAGTATTCTATATCAACTTACATATGCTATCCTATCGACGTAATCCTTGCAACTCCTTACGGTCCAAGTGCTAgtaaaatattgatttcttgaaGGGATCCATAATCTtaaatgtgtgtattcattttaaaatagtttataatgaatttaaaatttagttttaaataGTTTGGTACGATTTTTAAATTGTTCATATGACATTTAAAGATTTCTAGTGGTGATGATTAaagatgtatatatgtattttatattatattttattttggatatgatttttctttttatgtaactagcatatatatatatatatatatatatatatattttttgaaggtGAGTCGTGAGAGGTAGTGTTAGGCCAATGATCCTGGTGCTATGCATCAACTTCGATTCAATTCTCACTAGGATTACCATAAACCCTTCTGATGGAGACCTTGCAGTTTTCCTTGATAGCTAGGGTTTCTGGAAAAAAATAGAGGCGATAGTCACAATGGGTGGCATGGTGAATGGGCCTTGGTGGTTAGGGATGGTCCATTTTGCAAGGTAGGTGCCACATCTGTGGTGCGAACGCAACAACCTCGCCATGGTGAAATGGTTTTGAAGGATGGGCGTCGTGGACGTGGAGGGTGTCGATTTCTTTCGGTGGGTGATGGTTTTGTTCCGGGAGGGCCTTCCTCTGGCTTTTTCCCTTCGTTTGGGGTTGAGCAAGAGTTTTCTAGGTCTTCCTCACAAGTTGTGGCCAGAGGGATGGATTTGGTGTAACCCTTTGTGAAATCCTTGTCGATGGTGCTTGAGGGTGAGATAAATGTGGAGGTGGAGCacaatgtaaatattttttttatgggCTTGGTCTAATTGGTCACTTTAAAGGTATTTGGTCAATTTTAAAAGATCTTCATAAATGGATTTCTGAAAATTGGTTACCTATTGTGGATGGGAGTGTTCAGATTTATCCACGTGCTCATAGTTTTTTTATTATAGTTTTCGAAAATGTCATTGATAGAAATAAGATTTTGTGTGAACATCTTTGGTGTTGGGAGAACAAGTTCATGCTTTTTGTTGAAGTCGTGGTACACAAATTTCAACCCATCTACTAAGTCTTTTGACAAGATTCCTTTGTGGGTCAAGCTTCTGAACTTGCCCCTTCACTTGTGGTTTGATTCCTACTTTGAAAGGCTGGGGGATTCTTTAGGTAGTTTCTTAATGGTGGATGAGTGTTCATCTAATCTTCTGCACTCCACTTATGCACGGATCTTGGTGGAGATGGATGTGAATGATGGAATCCCAACTAAGATTTCCATCCAATCTTCAAAGAGTTGCTAGGTGTAAGATGTTTTCAAACTGGTCACTTAGTTGATTATTGTGGCAAACGAAGAGTGGATAAAATTGCTTCTTGGTGGAAGAATGTTTGTAATCTCCATTATTCTATGGAGAAAGTGGTTGCTACAAAGAAAGGGTCTCAAGCCACCAGCAGTGGGGAGAGAGTTGTGGAACCTATTTCTACTAGATCGTCTAGAGGTAATCTAGTGCTTAATTTTGTTAATGCTTCCGGGGATTCGGGGTCGAAACTTATGGTTTCCTCTTCAACATTTGAGTGCTTAGAGTCTAGTGGTACTGGGGCTTTGCAGGACAAGGGGAAGAAGGAATCTCGAGACATGGGGATGGAGGGATTAGTTATTATTGGTTCAAATTTAATATGTGCTTCAAGTGAGATTTTTGAGAACCAAACTTGTGTGCAAAACTCGATAGAAGGAGGGACTGGTGGGTTGGATGTTTCCAAGTTGAAGTTACCAGAAAATGCAAAATGGGATGGATGGATAGAGGTTAAAAGGAAGAGAGAAAAGAGGGGAAAAAATGAGAGTATTAGTAATTTTCTTAACTCTCATGCAGGGGGGTGTTGAATTTGAAATATAATCATTGTTGCCATTTGGGATCAAATGCTTTGGGAGAGGTGGCTCCCTAAATGTAGCCACACCTGGTTTGGGCCAGCTCAAAACCCGATTCTTAATAAAATCAACTACCATTATCGAGCAAAAAAAACAAGatatatagatattttaaataGAATTGTGGGGTCGACTAGGATAGATGGATTAGACTATAGAACTTTGCTCGCTCTGTCAAGGCCAATGGAAAAAGGATCGAAATGACCCTATAGTTCTCCGCCAAAGCTATCTAGTATggctatatctatctatctataccaTTCAGGATAGATGGATTAGTAAGAGGTATTCATACTGGCATCCACTGTGGTTTCCATACTGGAACTCTCCTCCCATTTATCCATCAAAATCTCCATCCATttatccatcaaatatcaaaaacCAAATCTATTTCATCACCACATAGTCCTCAACTATATTATGCATCAAAAAGGGTGTGATTATAAGTTTGTTATTCAAGAAAAACAATATATTTTGTATATTAATTTTTtactttataattattttatttatattttttactaatgaatgtattattttaatgttaaatttaataattatattttataaattgaTTAGATTTAATTTTAACTTCATCTTTTAATCTTCTTATTCTTAATGTTTAATAATTGGTTATGATATAAGTTTTTTAGTTATCTGTTTTTTGCAATTCCACCCACTCTGaatgaataaattagttttttcacATGTTAAAATAATTTAGTTTTTAAGGTGAGGAAAATTTAGAAAACAATAAAATTTAATACGGTAGAACAATTTtactttattatttttaaatatcaaCAATGGCACAATATATCTATatcaataattttattattatttgtataaatgaataaaagattatggtgtatgattttttttaattttagaattaCGATATTTATAatctaattttttattaattagaataacattacaaatatttattattattttaatattttaaatattgtttattattattttaatattttaaatattatttattattaatatatttatttttaatttttcctttaACATATCTCTTATGTTTTTAAATTAACTTTAATAATCTTTTACATAAAAACATGACAATTTCACAGTCTATgataacaaaagatgaaaaacaaattgcttaaacaaaataaaaaaataatctaccttttaaaatattttattttgtttttaactAACAATTTTTGTataattgatatttatttttaatattttatttgaagtatgattttattttattttaatatattttactaatttaaatttattttattttttataataatgttttatttttcatattGACTTTATCTTTCTTAATATTGtttgtaatattatttatatttttaagtaTATATTTCcttaatattttaattctaattaactaAAGAATTACTTTTACTttttggtttaattattaattatactatcattaaaaaatatttattattattataatattttatatattatttatttaaaaaaaaaattatttaacataTCTATTGTGTTTGTAAATCAACTTTAATAATGTTTACATAAAAACATGACAATTTCACAACCTATAATATCAAAAGATGAAAAATAAATTagttaacaaaataaaaaataatttactaatttaaaatgttttattttatttttaactaaCAATTTTGTATAATTTATTACGCGAGAAGTGTAttatactcacataatggattgatagatatCCGTCAATAAAAACTACCTATGATTAAAATTGGCACTCGTCTTTAATTACTATTTGTTTTTTTCATGAAGGGCCTAAGCCGAAAATTAATAGTAGTGAAGGAAGAAACCTGATATGTACATTAGAAAATAAAGAAATGCAATCAGATTTATTAATCTGTATGCTAAGGATTAAGATATTAAAGATTACATGCCTCCTTATGCTACTAGTATACCTGATTCCTATTTCCTGAGACAAGAAGTAATTCTCTGCAAAGTTGTTAGATGTTTCTAAACAACATACAAGGAAATATTCTACTGCTAATTCCTCTATACTGCATAAGTTTCCATTCTGATAAGCTAAAATTGCCTAAACAAGCAAGAGTTACTTAACCAAAAAAACATCTATCAGAAGTTTATCATCCTCTTATCTCAATAGAATAGAAAGATAAGCGGGCCACATGCAGTGCTAGAATAGTACCATAATATTGTATGTATTAAGGTTTAGTTGTCTTTACATTCCATAATTATCATCTATAGTGACGAGGGGAGCCAAAATAGGTGTTTACCACCCTCTTACCTACACTATAATAGTGGAGCAAAAAATACCAAGGCTGCTATATCCTTGTCAGAGTAGATAATGTTTCGTGAGAGCTAAAAACCTAGAGTAAAATGCCCTTATTATATATGGTGGATACAATGAAAATTTCACCAAAGGGCATCTAAAAACATCTATTTCATAAATATAAAATTGAAGCTATAAGAAAACAGAGTCACCCTGGACAAGGTATGCTCGATTACATAAGGTTGCTCTAACATAAGCATATGGAACCAAAATGTCAAAAGTTGGCGGGCTCTTCTGCAAACTATAGGGCAGAAGAAAGCTAAAGACTATAGGTGGAAGGAGAAATCACTTTCTGATGAACTGCAACAATGTGAGGCAGAGGTACAAGATAGTCCAAGCAGGGTAGAACTTTCAGACAAAGTAGCCCAGGCAAGGGATACTCTGAGGAAGCACCAACAAACTAAGATTATAGGGGAAATGATCAGGGCTCGAACTCAATGGATGCAATTCGGTGACAAAGGATCTAAAGTTTTCTTGAATATGTTGAAGCAAAAACAATCTAGAGAGAAAATTGATACAATATGGATGGATAATAAAGAGGTAGTGGCAATGGATGATATTAAGGAGGCTTTTTATCAGTTTTACAAAGGTCTCTTCTCCTCGAAAGATTCCCTTAATTCTTGGGAAGCTACAGAGAAGTGCAAAGCTATTATTCCCACTAAGATTGTCACAGAGGAAGCTCAAGCATTGAGGGGTTCTATCTCTATGGAAGAGCTGAAAACTGCTAATAGGAACCTGAGCAATGACAAAACCCCGAGCCTGGACGATCTACTTGCCGAATTTTATAAAGCTAATGAGGAGTGGATTTGTCAAGATTTACACTGACTTTATTCAGAGGCCTTTGAGACTAGTTCCCTAGGTGAACTTATCAATAAAGGGACTATTAAGTTGTTACCCAAAGAAGGGGACAAGTCTcttattaaaaattggagaccaatAATGCTCCTCAATGTTTCCTATAAAATACTGGCTAAAACTCTGGCTATTAGGTTAGAGAATTTACTGCCCAAGTTCATTTGTCCCACACAAGCAGGGTTCATTAAGGGAAGATTCATCCTAGAAAATTTAATCAACAACTAGGAGGCAATGGACTGGGCAAAGGTATCAGGTCAGAATGCGGCCATGTTCCTCCTAGACTTcgagaaggcatatgatagggtggaatgggagTTTATTCTGATGATGCTAGAAGCCTTTGGTTTTCTAGTGGAATTCTACAAATGGGTGAAGATTCTCCTCAAAGATGCATCGGCTCAAGTAGAAATTAATGGTTCCCTCTCTCAGACTATCAAACTCAATAGGTCTATTAGACAAGGTTGCCCTTTGGCCCCTGCTCTCTTTGTTATTGTTGCGGGTGCCCTGTACTATATCTTAAGAGATTTCACCATTTCCCCTAAAGTGGAAGGTGTTAAACTTCCTAATGGATCAGAGTTGATTAATTCACAATTGGCTGATGACACTACACTCTTTATTGAACTCACCAAACAAAATATGGAGGCATTTGAGTGCAAAATTAAGTTCTTAGGAGAGATTTCAGGGGCTAAAATATCTCAGGCCGAATCCACCATGCCTGGTTGGAAGGAACAACCTCCATAGTGGTTGCAGCAATTTGGGGTCTAATGTGGGGGCGCTAATAGGATTGTCAGATATTTGGGAATACCTTTTGCCATCTCCCCATCTCTCAAGGAGATGTGGTCATGGGTTAGAAGCAAAATAGACAAGAAGCTCAATATGTGGAATAATAGGTATCTTTCGCTCACTAGAAGAGTGCATATGTGCCAAAAAAATCTTATCCTCTTACAGCATTTATTACTCCTCAGTGTGGATGTTCTCCAACTATCAAATCCTAGAAATACAAAAAGGCATTAGAAACTTCCTTTGGTTCAATGGGAAAGGAAATAAAAAGATTCACTCTGTAAAATGGAAGTGGTGCCACATGGAGAAGAGTCTGGGAGGACTTGGGTTAAAAGACTTGAGAATTCAAGGGACTGCACTTGCGACAAAATGGATCTTTCAGGCATTTGATGGCAATGAACCATGGAAAATTCTGGTAAGAAACAACATCCTGAGAATTGTCCCTAAAAAGGCTAAATCTTGGGAAATCTCTACCCTTTTGTGACCTAGTGGCTGGAAGTTTTGTAGTCTAGTGCAAGGATCGAATGTCTTTAAGTCTATTTGGAAAGCCTGGGAAACTATTAGACCTTTCATCGGCAATAAtagggccaacaacaatgacctcGTCCATGGGGAAATATCCATCTGGTGGAACCTCCTTCACTCTTCTAGACCTCTTGCTCTTACGCAAGGGTGGTCTGCTAAAGCCTGGGCCGCTAAGGCATTTGCTTCTTTAAAGACATTATTGAGGACGACAAACTTCTTAGCTGGGAAACCCTTAGAGGTAGATTTGATTTTCAAAATTCCCACAAGCGAACCTATAACATGATGAAAAAAGCATGCGTAAACCTTCAGTTGCCCAAGAAATGCAAGAGTAGTAatgaaaattgcaaaaaaaattatatggaaTAACACTATCCCTATGTCTAATATAAAAGCTATTAATATTTATAATACTCTAACATATGATGAATCCATTATATTATATGTTAACAAGTTGTGGTTTGCAGAATTTTCAGTGAAACAGTGGTAGCAGTTATTCTCACGACTATGGAGAAGTCCTATTATGCCCAAGGAAAAATGCTTTAAATGGCTGATGATAATCAACAGACTACCATTCAGAAAAGATCATAGTAATTGTGATATTTGTAATGTGTGCAGGGTGCCTGAGTCCGTTAGGCACATTTTCTTTGAATGTAGTATTGCTAGAGAATTTTGGCTGCTATTTGGTATATCTATTcctaatcaaattattgtgttAGATGTTCTCATTGGGTATATTAAGGGTTTGAAAAATGACACTAACTTATTTTGGCATATCATTTCCACTGAAATTTTATGGtatatatggaaaattagaaatgaagacaaattctAAGGTATagctagggcccttactgagtcattTCGTGGACTCACCCTTCACTGCATTTTTTTGCAGGTCTCTGTGATAATGAACATTGAGAAGCACAAATTCATTAGATTCATTAAGGATGGAAATGCAAAGATGTACCTTCATGAGATGGAGAATGGATACAAGTGGAGGCAGGCAGCAGAAGGAAAGCAAGATGTTGATCTAGCAATGGAGAGCCTTGGACTAGAGGTTGACAAAATCAAAGACCCGATTAAAGATCAGATTCAGATGCTCTCACAATTACTTGAAGGCAAACAAGTTGTGTGGATGGAAGGCCCCCTAGGGTGGACTACTTGGATGGAAGAATGTCAAGAGCATACGCATACATGATCTAGCCTTAGCTCTACAGTACCTCGAGCATAAGCATTATGTAATTTTGTATTGAAATATATGTACTCATCTAAGTTTGAGATTCATGTATACACAACTCTGTGCATTTTTGTATTTAGTCCTAAGTAGTCTTTTGGATCTGCAACCCAATTTTACATTTGGTTGTAGGTAGTTGGTTACTGGATCTGTAGTCCATGTATACATAACTCTgcattttgttcctatcttttgtaATAGTTTCTTcccttatatgcaatataaaaaaaaaaaattatttaaaaaaaaatctttaacaTATCTATTGTGTTTGTAAATCAACTATAATAATGTTTACATAAAAACATGACAATTTCACAACCTATAATATCAAAAGATGAAAAACAAATTAGTTAaacaaaatacaaaataatttactaatttaaaatattttattttatttttaactaaCAATTTTGTATAATTTATTACGCCGAGAGGTGTATTATACTCACATAATAGATTGATAGATATCCGTCAATAAAAACTAcctatgattaaaattgacacccaTCTTTAATTActattagtttttttgtttttttgggtgAGCGGTCCAAGCCAAAAATTAATAGTAGTGAAGGAAGAAACCTGATATGTACATTAGAAAATAAAGAAATGCAATCATATTTATTAATATGTATGCTAAGGATTAAGATATTAAAGATTACATGCCTCCTTATGTCAGTAGTATACCTGATTCCTATTTCCTGAGACAAGAAGTATTTCTCTGCAAAGTTGTTAGATGTTTCTAAACAACATACAGGGAaatattctactactaattcctcTATACTACATAATTTTCCATTTCGATAAGCGGAAATTGCCTAAACAAGCAAGAGTTACTAACCAAAAAAAACATCTATCAGAAGTTTATCATCCTCTTATCTCAATAGAATAGAAAGATGAGCAGGCCACATGCAATGCTAGAATAGTACCATAATATTGTTTGTATTAAGGTTTAGTTGTCTTTACATTCCATAATTATCATCTATAATGACGAGGGGAGACAAAATAGGTGTTTACCACCCTCTTACCTACTCTATAACAGTGGAGCAAAAAACTACCAAGGCTATCATATCCTTGTCAGAGTAGACAATGTTCGATGAGAGCTAAAAACCTAGAGTAAAATGCCCCTATAGTATATGGTGGATACAATGAAAATTTCACCAAAGGGCATCTAAAAATGTCTATTTCATATATATAAAACGAAAAATATAAGAAAACATAGTCGCCTTGAACAAGGTCTGCTCTATTACATAAGGTTACTATCCAGGTAAATGCAATCTCCGTGAGGGGGCATTTTCTTGGCTGTTGCAGAGGAAGATTCTTCTCTTTCC contains these protein-coding regions:
- the LOC131858426 gene encoding secreted RxLR effector protein 78-like — encoded protein: MDWAKVSGQNAAMFLLDFEKAYDRVEWEFILMMLEAFGFLVEFYKWVKILLKDASAQVEINGSLSQTIKLNRSIRQGCPLAPALFVIVAGALYYILRDFTISPKVEGVKLPNGSELINSQLADDTTLFIELTKQNMEAFECKIKFLGEISGAKISQAESTMPGWKEQPP